From a single Oreochromis niloticus isolate F11D_XX linkage group LG3, O_niloticus_UMD_NMBU, whole genome shotgun sequence genomic region:
- the LOC102075625 gene encoding uncharacterized protein LOC102075625, translated as MRLTVIGYHKFGSQVVLRGGLKKKSSVLPIQSRTTYLLPPYFEFSGCYIYLPSLLADFLWTIMSERTAAFRRRVNDIRDRMNAQFNRLLNQDDGEEGTSLLQSFGVFRQQHGGGPVRRPRGGRTRHRQLTFKVSVLRNPTLTHYRSHRDATPATRVVVPVNLNAAEFRQALRDNIADIPLQFDLCKVNGQRLILPLEEETPQEIRARNLLGRSNLYIRPKITEANDDSTGGEVVQSEMAIVLHDTETPDHGRHNVQEPEVISGLHENHTANSSRPGLQEPEVNREEFYIDSAESEVSDLDEAVLASPEQNDSHDEMDLATVLKDFQETHLDTSNYCTVIARRRKILHSACMALSKSYFAWHKLPNIEFVGEMADDYGGPRREFFRLLMVETQNSLGIFEGKPGSLLFSYSQQLLSSNKFYMAGKLIAWSIAHNGPGPRCINRHLFCLMCGQKTSLDDFDVEVFMDDDIKQNIEKVSNCSTPEDLADLKSHLGDWIAGCGIPDIYTATLLDVKRIRGEIVSHFAFHRVASMIQQFVAGMDSCGQFWQMVKRCWKQFLPVFTNAGNKLTRNSFQDLFTIGWSPAGSNRREEEEATIFQWEWWLMAIQEQEVDNTFEELLVFITGADLLPPLGFPQSCNIDFYDQEPGMRRIPYASTCSLSLYLPRGVADEDQFKDLMNDALKGSLGFGKV; from the exons ATGAGGTTGACTGTGATTGGTTACCACAAATTCGGATCACAGGTTGTGTTAAGgggtggattaaaaaaaaaaagttcagtctTGCCGATCCAATCACGAACAACGTACCTTCTCCCGCCGTACTTTGAATTTTCGGGATGCTATATATATCTGCCCAGCCTTTTGGCGGACTTTTTATGGACAATCATGTCTGAACGTACCGCTGCGTTTCGACGGAGAGTCAATGATATCAGAGACAGAATGAATGCCCAATTTAACCGGCTACTTAATCAAGATGACGGTGAAGAGGGGACTTCTCTTCTACAAAG CTTTGGAGTTTTCCGCCAACAGCACGGGGGTGGACCAGTGCGCAGGCCAAGAGGCGGGAGAACCAGACATCGCCAGTTAACGTTTAAGGTGTCAGTACTAAGGAATCCGACACTGACCCACTACCGATCTCATAGGG ATGCCACTCCTGCTACTCGGGTGGTCGTTCCTGTAAACCTCAATGCCGCTGAATTCAGGCAGGCACTACGGGACAATATTGCAGACATACCTTTGCAGTTCGATCTATGCAAAGTGAATGGACAGCGGCTCATTCTTCCTCTTGAAGAGGAGACGCCCCAAGAAATTAGAGCAAGAAACCTACTGGGTCGCTCCAATCTTTATATCCGTCCAAAG ATTACAGAAGCCAATGACGACTCAACTGGTGGAGAAGTGGTGCAGTCTGAAATGGCAAT TGTGCTGCATGACACAGAGACACCTGACCATGGCAGGCACAATGTACAGGAGCCAGAGGTTATCAG TGGTCTGCATGAAAACCATACAGCTAATTCTAGTAGGCCTGGTCTCCAGGAACCAGAGGTTAACAG GGAAGAGTTTTACATCGACTCTGCAGAGTCAGAAGTATCAGACCTGGATGAGGCTGTCCTGGCTTCCCCTGAACAAAATGATTCACAT GATGAGATGGACCTTGCTACTGTCCTGAAAGACTTCCAGGAAACGCATCTTGACACCAGCAATTATTGTACAGTAATAGCCCGACGAAGGAAAATCCTACATAGTGCCTGCATGGCACTTTCGAAGTCATATTTTGCCTGGCATAAATTACCAAACATTGAATTCGTTGGTGAAATGGCCGATGATTATGGAGGCCCAAGGCGGGAATTTTTTCG CTTACTTATGGTCGAAACTCAGAATTCCCTAGGGATTTTTGAGGGGAAGCCTGGCAGTCTGCTGTTCAGTTATAGCCAGCAGTTGCTGTCAAGCAACAAGTTTTATATGGCTGGTAAACTGATTGCTTGGTCGATAGCACACAATGGGCCAGGGCCACGGTGTATCAATAGACACCTGTTCTGTTTGATGTGTGGCCAGAAGACATCTCTTGATGACTTTGATGTCGAGGTCTTCATGGACGATGACATTAAACAGAACATAGAAAAG GTTTCCAACTGCAGCACCCCAGAAGACCTGGCAGACTTGAAAAGTCACCTTGGGGACTGGATTGCAGGCTGTGGTATCCCTGACATCTACACTGCCACACTACTTGATGTTAAGAGGATAAGGGGCGAGATTGTATCTCATTTTGCGTTTCACAG GGTTGCCAGCATGATTCAACAGTTTGTTGCCGGTATGGACTCGTGTGGTCAATTCTGGCAAATGGTGAAGAGATGCTGGAAGCAGTTCCTTCCTGTATTTACAAATGCAGGAAATAAACTTACAAGGAACAGCTTCCAGGATCTCTTCACCATTGGATGGAGTCCAGCTGGAAGTAACAGACGTGAAGAAGAGGAAGCCACCATCTTTCAGTGGGAATGGTGGCTTATggccattcagg AGCAAGAGGTGGACAACACGTTTGAAGAGCTGCTGGTCTTCATAACTGGGGCTGACTTACTTCCACCACTGGGGTTCCCACAGTCCTGCAACATAGACTTTTACGATCAGGAGCCGGGGATGCGGCGCATCCCATACGCATCAACGTGCAGCTTATCCCTGTATCTTCCAAGAGGTGTTGCAGATGAAGATCAATTTAAAGATCTTATGAACGATGCATTAAAAGGATCCCTTGGATTTGGAAAGGTGTAG
- the LOC109204457 gene encoding uncharacterized protein LOC109204457 yields the protein MAWRIFISRCKNILNDCTRRLLMDDVGPNVLQLALRRLETMQRSLQWARGRLINVTAADQLLRDLAELIQEVELSTQHGQQGCFGYQAPVVFNRGRGRSLYLITREQLSFLKSCGFTAPQMADILNVSLRTIRRRLRQYHFTRASMYAELTDSALDEHVQDIVAGNEQIGPEAVRASLRVRGLRVQRRRVRASMLRINPGAAALRAVLRRPERRTYQVAGPNSLWHIDGNHKLIRWRIVIHGAIDGYSRLVVFLHASNNNRSSTVLSSFIRAVVSYGVPSRVRTDRGGENNAVCLMMNIFRGFDRGSALRGRSTHNQRIERLWGDLWRGMTNVYCDLFHHLEEEGIIDIDNEMHLWALHYIYLPRINRDLKDFTQQWNNHGLRTERHLSPLQIFVRGSLQQQGRASTAMQDIFQTRAAAAAGTIGGTADGSVTATESETTAAQGLGTDSGGGAHGTDELGLLVDWPERITVPDIEFTLDGPMMEQVVELFSPLTGTRGSHGIELISGLIYFLDSTYH from the exons ATGGCCTGGAGGATTTTCATCTCAAGGTGCAAGAACATTCTTAATGACTGTACACGGCGGCTGCTGATGGACGATGTTGGGCCAAATGTGCTACAGTTAGCGTTAAGGAG GTTGGAGACTATGCAGAGAAGCCTTCAGTGGGCAAGAGGAAGACTGATCAATGTAACTGCAGCAGATCAACTTCTGCGTGACTTGGCTGAATTGATTCAGGAGGTCGAACTGTCTACTCAGCATGGCCAACAAG GCTGTTTTGGATACCAGGCACCAGTGGTTTTCAACAGAGGTAGAGGTAGATCCCTTTACCTTATCACTCGGGAACAGCTTTCATTCCTGAAGTCATGTGGATTCACTGCACCTCAGATGGCTGATATTTTGAATGTTTCACTTCGTACAATTCGAAGACGTCTGCG ACAGTATCATTTCACCCGTGCATCAATGTATGCGGAACTGACTGACAGTGCCTTGGATGAACATGTGCAGGACATTGTCGCTGGCAATGAACAAATTGGTCCTGAGGCTGTCAGAGCCTCCCTGCGAGTACGTGGACTACGTGTACAGCGAAGGAGGGTTCGAGCAAGCATGTTACGGATAAATCCTGGAGCAGCTGCCCTTAGAGCAGTTTTGCGGAGACCAGAACGAAGAACATATCAGGTTGCAGGTCCAAACTCATTGTGGCACATTGATGGAAATCACAAGCTGATAAG GTGGAGGATAGTCATTCATGGGGCTATTGATGGATACAGTCGTCTTGTGGTCTTCCTTCATGCCTCAAACAACAACCGTAGCAGTACCGTTTTATCAAGTTTCATCAGAGCCGTGGTATCCTATGGTGTACCCTCGAGGGTCCGGACAGACAGAGGAGGGGAAAACAATGCTGTCTGCCTGATGAtgaacattttcagaggctttGATCGTGGAAGCGCCCTAAGAGGAAGGAGTACCCATAATCAGAGAATTGAGAGGCTCTGGGGTGATCTGTGGCGAGGAATGACCAATGTCTACTGTGATTTATTTCACCACCTGGAGGAGGAAGGCATCATTGACATTGACAATGAAATGCACCTTTGGGCTCTCCATTACATCTATCTCCCAAGGATCAACAGAGATTTGAAAGACTTCACTCAACAGTGGAACAATCATGGCTTGCGGACAGAGAGACACTTGAGCCCATTACAGATTTTTGTCCGAGGCAGCCTCCAGCAACAGGGCCGAGCCTCAACTGCCATGCAGGACATCTTTCAGACtagagcagctgctgctgctgggactATTGGTGGGACAGCTGATGGTAGTGTGACAGCCACTGAGAGTGAGACGACTGCTGCTCAGGGCTTAGGTACTGATTCTGGTGGTGGTGCTCATGGTACAGATGAGCTGGGATTGCTGGTCGACTGGCCTGAGAGGATTACTGTGCCAGACATCGAATTTACTCTGGACGGACCGATGATGGAGCAAGTGGTAGAACTATTTAGTCCACTAACTGGCACCAGAGGGAGTCATGGTATTGAACTCATCTCTGGCTTAATATACTTTCTGGACTCGACATATCACTGA